One window from the genome of Osmerus mordax isolate fOsmMor3 chromosome 19, fOsmMor3.pri, whole genome shotgun sequence encodes:
- the rom1a gene encoding rod outer segment membrane protein 1a: MVLMKMAFPFEKRVKLAQGLWLLSWFATLAGALTFTLGCFLKTELRRRAEVMDNTEIHAVPNTLMIVGLASLGINYFAGRICQDALDAGRFPRWKNFLQPFFGVSLFFSFLMLMAVIMSYAMKGNLESSLKIGLKNGIRFYKDTDTPGRCFQKQTIDRLQMEFRCCGNNDYRDWFEVQWISNRYLDFSSKEVKDRIKSNVDGRYLVDGVPFSCCNPSSPRPCIQYRLTNNSAHYNYEHQTEELNLYIRGCREALVNYYMGLMNTIGAVVLSVFLIQASVIVSLRYLQTAMEAVAGQENTEIETEGYLLEKGLKETFMEYMNPVLTLLMLNQVSSEAGAGGAEAGSSS, translated from the exons ATGGTGCTGATGAAGATGGCGTTTCCCTTTGAGAAGAGGGTGAAGCTGGCCCAGGGGCTGTGGCTGCTGTCCTGGTTCGCCACCCTGGCCGGAGCCTTAACCTTCACACTGGGATGCTTCCTTAAAACAGAACTACGCAGGAGGGCGGAG GTGATGGATAACACTGAGATCCACGCCGTGCCCAACACCCTCATGATCGTGGGCCTGGCGTCTCTGGGCATCAACTACTTTGCTGGCCGCATCTGTCAG GATGCCCTGGACGCCGGTCGCTTCCCGCGCTGGAAGAACTTCCTGCAGCCGTTCTTTGGCGTGTCTCTCTTCTTCAGCTTCCTCATGTTAATGGCAGTGATCATGAGCTACGCCATGAAGGGCAACCTGGAATCCTCCCTGAAGATAGGCCTGAAGAACGGCATCCGCTTCTACAAGGACACCGACACCCCCGGAAGATGCTTCCAGAAGCAGACCATCGACCGGCTGCAGATGGAGTTCCGTTGCTGTGGGAACAATGACTACAGGGACTGGTTTGAGGTCCAGTGGATTAGCAACCGGTACCTGGACTTCAGCTCCAAGGAAGTGAAGGA ccGCATCAAGAGCAATGTGGATGGGCGCTACCTAGTGGATGGGGTCCCGTTCAGCTGCTGCAACCCCAGCTCCCCCCGGCCCTGCATCCAGTACCGACTCACCAACAACTCAGCCCACTACAACTACGAACACCAGACCGAGGAGCTCAACCTCTACATccgaggctgcagggaggcccTGGTCAACTACTACATGGGCCTGATGAACACCATCGGGGCTGTGgtgctgtctgtcttcctgattCAG gcCTCTGTGATCGTGAGCCTGCGGTACCTGCAGACTGCCATGGAGGCCGTGGCTGGGCAGGAGAACACAGAGATTGAGACCGAGGGCTACCTGCTGGAGAAAGGGCTGAAGGAGACCTTCATGGAGTACATGAACCCCGTGCTGACCCTCCTCATGCTCAACCAGGTGTCCAGCGAAGCAGGGGCGggcggggctgaggctgggagtAGCAGTTAA
- the si:dkey-273o13.3 gene encoding uncharacterized protein si:dkey-273o13.3 yields the protein MILTTTTLTTVIITTTVPASSTIRTPIHQMTRIVTAEDSSVHPHYPRNPNHPHHQHHSDKSHQSPPDHHHHHDDHIPDVGSHPEVTATSSSSSSSSSVSSSSSSSSTSSSSSSSSSGSSSSWSSESSIDSECLEDRKLRQPQHSQSCIDISRRRVCDEEEEEDDTRPLIDAEDLFKHSVKEKTKKATSSRQPRSHSTLKKEKVKTKGSSGAGKVRKAKSMEALSRHHDKEAGDSPVEEEQLGRREEEAKKKLVKEKLQFSAFLNEITRQVLSPSRLSYLGVTQPNRPSSPGQASLRSTRVDTVVDKTRQQRSRPASGDSVTSSNQSTTSKHSLVSKHSYSSRHSHSHRGKHQHHHHHHHHVPVLRLTIITITMETTTAQLIIITMASTTAQLITITMETTTAQLIIITMASTTAQLITITMETTTAQLIIITMASTTAQLITITMENTTAQLIILTMASTTAQLTTIIMETTTAQPITITMETTTVHLVTIIMENTTAQLITITMVTTTVQLITITMEATTVQLISMETTIAQLLTITMEITTAQLISITMETTTVQLITLETSSAQLLTITMETTTVQIITITLETTIAHPLTITIGATTVQLITMETTAQLLTTTMETTKAQIITITMETTTVQLLTITMDTTTVQLITIPMETTTAQPITMVTTTVQLITLEMITIQHTIPPILIPTITIQNPTIPLPQKPITTLTPPPTPRTTTPITIILPTLNLLTTQLMPHLQRNTTPTNMTITTTQLITFLMTITTVQLITFPMTITTVQLTTITMTITTNWKMLQEQNQELHHSLLQTAMRMECMGEEFKSSHELLESELQRTHVELSSLLDKFKRLQDNYSSTQQTNNLLERKLHSVAQNMDGDRERLNQRISALTDQLAKARTTIHSMETIHVTPVLQEALEKHFQSDSINQFVIPVAPPPPQFMDGRNYGKVMAMGEDQYLGPVPEEEESDWSEMGEEAPRCGVRGSCVGFHGNTAFLPWRQAQGHWAGQGEGDTDSESGSEDVVKENPPTSLKIPHLQFTMHPESAQGPGTEGCSVGFNNPPASLKCEGGYRVSTIRRLGSPVRVLSASLEEISTARAPHHRPGEQGLLRGTEAMLDLHHPEEGAMEDFDDDKIIHNWRTRGDRGLGGEGGLEAREAEDGTNLVNLQSAQRMLNHFISQLQPGEGGGEEQGRGGEECGWIGGVSDEVLNGERTQL from the exons ATgatcctcaccaccaccaccctaaccacggtcatcatcaccaccaccgtcCCAGCCTCCAGCACCATCAGGACACCCATTCATCAGATGACCAGGATAGTAACAG CAGAGGACAGCAGTGTTCACCCCCATTACCCCAGGAATCCCAATCACCCCCACCATCAGCACCACAGTGACAAGTCTCACCAATCTCCCcctgatcatcatcatcaccatgacGACCATATTCCAGATGTCGGTTCCCACCCCGAGGTGACGGCCACCTCTTCTAGCTCCTCCTCTAGTtcctctgtgtcctcctcttcatcctcttcatccacatcctcctcgtcctcctcttcctcctctggctcctcctcctcctggtcttcTGAGTCCAGTATTGACAGTGAGTGTCTGGAGGACAGGAAGCTCCGACAACCGCAGCACTCACAGTCCTGCATCGACATCTCCAGACGGAGGGTCtgtgatgaagaggaagaggaagatgacaCCAGGCCTTTGATAGATGCTGAAGATCTGTTCAAGCATTCGGTGAAGGAGAAAACCAAGAAAGCCACGTCTTCCCGTCAGCCTCGTTCTCACAGCACCCTGAAGAAAGAGAAGGTGAAAACCAAAGGTTCCTCCGGGGCGGGCAAAGTCCGCAAGGCCAAGTCTATGGAGGCCCTCTCCCGACACCATGACAAAGAGGCAGGGGACAGCCCTGTAGAGGAAGAGcaactggggaggagggaggaagaagccAAGAAGAAACTGGTGAAAGAGAAACTGCAGTTCTCCGCCTTCCTGAATGAGATAACTCGGCAGGTTCTGAGTCCCTCTAGGCTGAGCTATCTGGGGGTCACCCAGCCCAACCGTCCCAGCAGCCCAGGACAGGCCTCCCTGAGGTCCACCAGGGTGGACACAGTGGTGGACAAGACCAGACAGCAGAGAAGCCGTCCTGCCAGTGGAGACTCAGTCACATCCAGCAACCAGTCAACTACCAGCAAGCATTCCCTGGTCAGCAAGCATTCCTATTCCAGCAGACACTCTCACAGCCACCGTGGGAAgcatcaacaccaccaccaccaccaccacca CGTTCCCGTTCTCcgtctcaccatcatcaccatcaccatggagaccaccACAGCCcaactcatcatcatcaccatggcGAGCACCACAGCCCaactcatcaccatcaccatggagaccaccACAGCCcaactcatcatcatcaccatggcGAGCACCACAGCCCaactcatcaccatcaccatggagaccaccACAGCCcaactcatcatcatcaccatggcGAGCACCACAGCCCaactcatcaccatcaccatggagaaCACCACAGCCCAactcatcatcctcaccatggCGAGCACCACAGCCCaactcaccaccatcatcatggaGACCACCACAGCCCAacccatcaccatcaccatggagaccaccACAGTCCACCTCGTCACCATCATCATGGAGAACACCACAGCCCaactcatcaccatcaccatggtgaccaccACAGTTCaactcatcaccatcaccatggaaGCCACCACAGTTCAACTAATCTCCATGGAGACCACCATAGCACAACTCCTGACCATCACCATGGAGATCACCACAGCCCAACTCATCagcatcaccatggagaccaccACAGTTCAACTCATCACCTTGGAGACCAGCTCAGCCCAACTCCtcaccatcaccatggagaccaccACAGTCCAGATCATCACCATCACTCTCGAGACCACCATAGCCCATCCTCTCACCATCACCATCGGGGCAACCACAGTCCAActcatcaccatggagaccacaGCCCAACTACTGACCACCACCATGGAGACCACCAAAGCCCAGATCATCAcaatcaccatggagaccaccACAGTCCAACTCCTCACCATCACCATGGACACCACCACAGTCCAACTCATCACCATCCCCATGGAGACCACCACAGCCCAACCcatcaccatggtgaccaccACAGTTCAACTCATCACCTTGGAGATGATAACAATCCAACACACCATTCCTCCCATCCTGATTCCCACCATCACCATACAGAATCCCACCATTCCTCTCCCACAGAAGCCCATCACCACGCTTACTCCCCCACCAACTCCGAGAACCACCACtcccatcaccatcatccttccCACCCTGAATCTCCTCACAACCCAACTCATGCCTCACTTGCAACGCAACACCACTCCCACCAACATGACGATCACCACAACCCAGCTCATCACCTTCCTCATGACGATCACCACAGTCCAACTCATCACCTTTCCCATGACGATCACCACAGTCCaactcaccaccatcaccatgacGATCACCACCAACTGGAA GATGCTTCAGGAGCAAAATCAGGAGCTGCACCACAGTCTTCTCCAGACGGCCATGAGGATGGAGTGCATGGGAGAGGAGTTCAAGAGCAGTCACGAGCTCCTGGAGTCAGAACTGCAGAGGACCCACGTGGAGCTGAGCAGCCTGCTGGATAAATTCAAAAG ACTTCAGGATAACTATTCCTCCACCCAACAGACCAACAATCTCCTGGAGCGTAAACTGCATTCAGTG GCTCAGAACATGGATGGGGACCGTGAGCGTCTGAACCAGCGCATCTCGGCCCTCACGGATCAGCTGGCCAAAGCCAGGACCACCATCCACAGCATGGAGACCATACAC gTAACGCCAGTTCTGCAGGAAGCCCTTGAAAAGCATTTCCAGTCCGATTCCATCAATCAATTTGTCATCCCTgtggctcctcctccaccccagttCATGGACGGCCGTAACTATGGAAAGGTCATGGCGATGGGCGAGGACCAATACCTGGGACCTgttccagaggaggaggaatccGATTGGTCGGAAATGGGGGAAGAGGCTCCTCGGTGCGGAGTGCGGGGGTCATGTGTTGGTTTCCATGGGAACACTGCATTTTTACCCTGGAGGCAGGCGCAGGGCCACTGGGCGGGTCAGGGGGAGGGCGACACCGACAGCGAGTCTGGGAGTGAGGATGTCGTCAAAGAAAACCCTCCGACCTCCCTGAAGATACCACACCTCCAGTTCACCATGCACCCTGAGAGTGCCCAAGGCCCAGGGACAGAGGGTTGCTCGGTCGGCTTCAACAACCCGCCCGCCAGTCTGAAATGCGAGGGAGGGTACAGGGTCTCCACCATCCGACGACTAGGCTCCCCTGTCCGCGTTCTGTCGGCCAGCCTGGAGGAGATCTCCACGGCCCGAGCCCCACATCACCGCCCGGGGGAGCAGGGCCTGCTGAGGGGCACGGAGGCCATGCTGGACCTCCACCACCCCGAGGAGGGAGCCATGGAGGACTTTGACGACGACAAGATCATCCACAACTGGAGGACCAGGGGAGACCGgggcctggggggagagggagggctggaggccagggaggcgGAGGACGGGACCAACCTGGTCAACTTGCAGTCGGCCCAGAGGATGCTCAACCACTTCATCTCCCAGCTgcagcctggggaggggggcggggaggagcagggccggggtggggagGAGTGCGGCTGGATAGGGGGTGTCTCAGATGAGGTGTTGAACGGGGAGAGGACGCAGCTGTGA
- the cdca5 gene encoding sororin, whose product MSNKTPLSVTDDTNCPPRRRSTRLSPPGENLAKSATLGVAKRSIIVRKIAPRKTNVVPEDNKENKHRQSGGSQQKNPKKSAPGPTEALPPKTTVLSPILAPSSPCPQAPEEPQNLVWSKKVRRSYSRLSQSDQSFESSSPSPGRRRSLFGFEKLQTPEVIRRVERSKVGAEVSRSLCSLLQASSSSTLLDGDDSALAPLEPDVNIPGVALVKEKKRRKRVPQLKLTEVDSLAAQMNAEFEEAEGFELVVE is encoded by the exons ATGAGTAACAAAACACCCCTATCTGTTACGGATG ATACTAATTGTCCGCCCCGAAGACGATCAACGCGGTTATCTCCCCCGGGTGAAAACCTCGCCAAATCT GCTACTCTGGGTGTTGCGAAACGGTCCATAATTGTAAGGAAGATTGCACCTCGAAAAACGAAT GTTGTTCCAGAGGacaacaaagaaaataaacacAGACAATCAGGCGGAAGTCAGCAAAAGAATCCAAAAAAGTCCGCACCAGGACCCACAGAGGCTCTGCCACCGAAGACTACCGTCCTCTCACCTATCCTGGCCCCATCGTCACCTTGTCCCCAGGCTCCAGAAGAGCCACAGAACTTGGTATGGTCAAAGAAGGTGCGTCGATCTTACAGCCGCCTCAGTCAAAGCGACCAGTCATTCGAGAGCTCATCCCCATCCCCCGGGCGGCGCAGGTCTCTATTTGGCTTTGAGAAGCTTCAGACCCCAGAGGTGATACGGAGGGTGGAACGTTCCAAAGTGGGCGCTGAGGTTTCACGGTCGCTATGTAGCCTTCTACAGGCCTCTAGTTCCTCCACGCTGCTGGACGGAGATGACAGTGCATTGGCCCCCCTGGAACCAGACGTAAACATCCCAGGAGTGGCCTTGGtaaaggagaagaaaaggaggaagcGAGTTCCTCAGCTCAAG CTTACAGAGGTTGACAGTCTCGCGGCACAGATGAACGCAGAGTTTGAAGAAGCGGAGGGATTCGAATTAGTGGTAGAGTGA
- the cmc4 gene encoding cx9C motif-containing protein 4, whose product MPRKDPCQKQACEIQKCLQANKYVESRCEDVMREMLRCCSVHAENSVCCSGFVQDLKSTDAPSV is encoded by the exons ATGCCACGGAAAGACCCTTGCCAAAAGCAAGCATGCGAAATTCAGAAGTGTCTACAAG CGAACAAGTATGTTGAAAGTAGGTGCGAAGATGTCATGCGTGAGATGCTGCGTTGCTGTTCGGTTCACGCCGAGAACTCTGTCTGCTGCTCTGGGTTTGTGCAGGACCTGAAATCTACTGATGCTCCCAGTGTATAG
- the fundc2 gene encoding FUN14 domain-containing protein 2 encodes MADKKKDETFDVMDLAEYAKKQRWWNRVFGKNNSGPIEEKYTVATQLAIGGVTGWCAGFLFQKVGKLAASAVGGGFFLLQIANHTGYIQVDWKRVERDVNKAKKQLKLNTERPTKEVRTKIDEVQTFVKKNIVLTGGFAGGFLLGLAS; translated from the exons ATGGCTGATAAGAAGAAAG ATGAGACGTTTGATGTCATGGACCTTGCTGAATATGCCAAGAAACAGAGGTGGTGGAATAGAGTCTTTGGCAAGAACAACTCAGGGCCAATAGAAGAGAAGTATACCGTTGCCACTCAGCTTGCTATTGGAGGTGTGACTGGATG GTGTGCTGGGTTTCTGTTTCAGAAAGTTGGGAAACTGGCAGCTTCTGCTGTGGGAGGAGGATTTTTTTTACTACAG ATTGCTAATCACACAGGCTACATACAAGTGGACTGGAAGAGAGTGGAGCGTGACGTGAACAAGGCCAAGAAGCAACTGAAGCTTAATACAGAAAGGCCAACTAAGGAAGTCCGAACAAAAATAGATGAG GTGCAGACATTTGTGAAGAAGAACATCGTTCTCACAGGAGGCTTTGCAGGTGGTTTCCTGCTGGGCCTGGCTTCTTAG